The following proteins are co-located in the Pseudobacteriovorax antillogorgiicola genome:
- a CDS encoding tetratricopeptide repeat protein, whose amino-acid sequence MKPVINFTLGLGGSALLLALVSWQTFIEPPRDHEVKLQQKTRAPLGAPQEGGSISPLALPSTKSRFERHDMGSIFRLIDSGNWQAAEKALTSMISHNSQNIKAINELMILKQHDRKDLDEALNLCIRLVATAPDYPFIFDKLRELAQLAERERDVITWLQSQWQELPKERVATTIGRLWQALDDHREASLWLKEALRHEGDQQGYIWGYLARSYHHLDQKSEESAALHEAIRVHKQYNNNVDPREPKNFRATTPYKYQLLDSYWSQRKLVEAKPLLNELLRRDPANPKLLAYQAELL is encoded by the coding sequence ATGAAGCCGGTAATTAACTTCACTTTGGGCCTAGGAGGAAGTGCCTTGCTCCTTGCCCTTGTCTCTTGGCAAACCTTCATAGAACCTCCCCGTGACCATGAAGTGAAGTTGCAACAAAAGACTAGGGCCCCTCTTGGTGCACCACAAGAAGGCGGATCCATCTCGCCTTTAGCACTGCCTTCAACAAAATCGAGGTTTGAGCGTCACGATATGGGAAGCATTTTTCGCTTGATTGATAGCGGCAACTGGCAGGCGGCCGAGAAGGCTCTAACAAGCATGATATCTCACAACTCGCAAAACATAAAAGCCATCAACGAACTTATGATTCTTAAGCAGCACGATCGAAAAGATTTAGATGAAGCGTTGAACTTGTGTATCAGGCTAGTCGCTACCGCACCCGACTACCCTTTCATATTTGATAAGCTACGAGAGCTAGCCCAGTTAGCGGAACGAGAGCGAGATGTAATAACTTGGCTCCAGTCTCAATGGCAAGAGCTTCCTAAAGAGAGGGTGGCTACCACCATCGGCCGCCTTTGGCAGGCCCTGGATGATCACCGCGAAGCAAGTCTCTGGCTTAAGGAGGCTTTGCGGCACGAAGGTGATCAACAAGGCTATATTTGGGGTTACCTGGCAAGATCCTATCATCACTTAGACCAGAAAAGCGAGGAGAGTGCGGCCTTACATGAGGCCATTCGAGTCCACAAACAATATAACAATAACGTGGACCCTAGGGAACCCAAGAACTTTCGTGCAACCACTCCCTATAAATATCAGCTTCTGGATTCCTATTGGTCGCAGCGAAAGCTAGTAGAAGCGAAACCCTTGCTTAACGAGCTTCTACGTCGTGATCCTGCAAATCCTAAACTTCTTGCTTATCAGGCTGAGCTTCTCTGA
- a CDS encoding PA14 domain-containing protein, which translates to MKKLSIIMLFLIQCSNKSGFHNKVDEISSLPSLDREIEAAGTATVPEAIVPVIPQAGEQSQVELPPLTLKPSLFSMRAGSEGLQFQVLMGQAPFQGDVEFTVVGQDLGGDLGSIDDQGMYVPPANTVQAMDIEIEVKALDGTDRSAESSGLISPESSLFIVCKEGDNLHPMIARLYALPEETERLPENFLLMKPQGYLCMDQLDIAPRDFSLGFPGVTNRFEWFALDVQSLLWIEEPGDYYIGIRSDDGSRVFLNDQLIIDNDGQHSPEEKGVYITLTPGYYPLRIHYFQGPRYTLSLELLWQLPDSDDKVHIPQNNLRYPSLIKPWKRHQNLQESRISAPHKKQKPF; encoded by the coding sequence ATGAAGAAACTATCCATCATTATGCTTTTTTTAATCCAGTGTTCGAATAAATCGGGGTTTCATAATAAAGTCGATGAAATTAGCTCACTTCCTAGCCTCGACCGAGAAATCGAAGCCGCCGGGACAGCTACGGTGCCCGAGGCCATCGTCCCAGTCATTCCGCAAGCGGGCGAGCAGTCGCAAGTTGAGCTTCCGCCACTGACGCTCAAACCTTCACTTTTCTCGATGCGCGCCGGATCTGAAGGACTTCAGTTCCAAGTTTTGATGGGTCAAGCCCCTTTCCAAGGGGATGTCGAATTTACCGTTGTCGGTCAGGATCTAGGAGGAGACCTTGGCTCGATTGACGACCAAGGTATGTATGTACCTCCCGCTAACACCGTTCAAGCGATGGATATAGAAATCGAGGTCAAGGCCCTCGACGGTACTGATCGAAGCGCTGAGTCTAGCGGTTTGATCAGCCCCGAATCGAGTTTATTTATCGTTTGCAAAGAAGGGGATAACTTGCATCCCATGATAGCAAGGCTATACGCCTTGCCCGAGGAAACGGAACGATTACCAGAAAATTTCCTCCTGATGAAACCACAGGGCTATCTTTGTATGGATCAGCTCGATATCGCTCCCAGAGATTTTAGCCTGGGATTTCCTGGAGTGACAAATCGCTTTGAGTGGTTTGCCCTCGATGTGCAATCGCTACTTTGGATTGAAGAGCCCGGAGACTACTACATTGGGATACGCTCCGATGATGGCAGTCGGGTGTTTTTGAATGATCAACTAATTATCGATAACGATGGCCAACACTCGCCCGAAGAGAAAGGGGTCTACATAACCTTAACTCCCGGCTACTACCCTCTTCGGATTCATTATTTTCAGGGCCCTCGCTACACACTATCGTTAGAGTTGCTCTGGCAGCTGCCCGACTCGGATGATAAGGTGCACATACCCCAAAATAATTTACGTTACCCCTCCTTGATAAAACCTTGGAAACGTCACCAAAACTTACAGGAGTCCAGGATCAGTGCACCGCACAAGAAACAAAAGCCATTTTGA
- a CDS encoding class I SAM-dependent methyltransferase, which translates to MTSEEFNRLISNAPHSLEKQNRDLDCFFGIVPQSIEASLSPNSTKPGLYLENIEPDALSSSYRDFQQIFTALDLKASDHVVDLGAAYGRSILFLSQAYPNTPGTAFEYVEERIAEAQRFAAMHLTSKHQFLCQDLLAPGFKIPSASVYFLYQPVGDLCDHLLRQLREIAQHQSFTLVAIESHGDFIQRLACEPWLSVTRKIRVASPRHDPWIYFLEPVSRSGAEEDQQCSSEGLTKARSQSHIELTDDLRALLTRNLDCFRDYIAHVQTRTPKGTLTHWWAPLAAASLSFYQGRPYIEFGSEGPLAGIDELWGKTIIAMVHRESPEATGLELR; encoded by the coding sequence ATGACTAGCGAGGAATTTAATCGCCTCATCAGCAATGCCCCTCATTCACTAGAAAAGCAAAATCGCGACTTGGATTGCTTTTTTGGGATCGTCCCACAGTCTATCGAAGCATCATTGTCACCAAATTCTACCAAGCCAGGTCTTTACCTAGAAAACATCGAACCCGATGCTCTCTCAAGCTCCTATAGAGACTTTCAGCAAATTTTTACTGCACTCGACTTGAAAGCAAGCGATCATGTGGTAGATTTAGGTGCTGCCTACGGAAGATCTATTCTTTTTCTGAGCCAAGCTTACCCCAATACTCCTGGAACGGCATTTGAGTATGTGGAGGAACGCATTGCAGAGGCACAGCGCTTTGCTGCCATGCACCTAACATCCAAGCACCAGTTTTTATGCCAAGACCTCTTAGCCCCTGGCTTTAAGATACCTTCCGCGAGTGTATACTTCCTATATCAGCCGGTTGGTGATCTTTGCGATCACCTTTTACGCCAACTCAGAGAGATCGCACAGCATCAATCTTTCACATTGGTAGCCATAGAATCTCACGGAGATTTTATCCAACGCTTAGCGTGCGAGCCTTGGCTAAGCGTAACGAGAAAGATTCGGGTCGCCTCCCCCCGCCACGATCCCTGGATATACTTTTTGGAGCCAGTGTCTCGCAGCGGTGCTGAAGAAGACCAACAATGCAGTAGCGAAGGGCTCACTAAAGCAAGATCGCAGAGCCATATCGAACTCACAGACGATTTGCGAGCCCTGCTTACCCGTAACTTAGACTGCTTTCGAGACTACATTGCCCATGTCCAAACTCGAACACCCAAAGGCACGCTAACTCACTGGTGGGCCCCTCTTGCTGCCGCTAGCCTTTCATTCTATCAAGGCCGACCCTACATTGAATTTGGCTCTGAAGGCCCTCTCGCTGGAATCGACGAACTGTGGGGCAAGACCATCATTGCAATGGTCCATCGCGAAAGCCCTGAAGCCACTGGTCTAGAGCTACGATAG
- a CDS encoding efflux RND transporter permease subunit yields MTSLSKFFVDKPLAANLVSILVIAIGLFSFLQLKRQATPLVDMQQMRIMSVLPAASPKDVELNVTTKIEEALEGVSGLKKYISHSSEGRSTIEVFIDPDARDKEKVKDDVRRAVESVQDLPDEMLDKPYIQEIKVDDMIVYELAIVFDQYSPQKIKEVGRQLKRKLLEIGEVARVRENAIPEREIKILLNNKKLNAKQVSVEEVLMAIKNNKIRLAGGTLESFTAEKGIITVSEFANPQDMGNIVIRSTSSGRHIYVKDVATILDDFEKAEKIVRFNGRRGGSLLIVKKASADLIELVDKVEVVKKEFLETAPEDLSLLTTWDFSVNTRTRLNIVSSNFAAGFFLVLIVLFMFLDPRIAMWAALGIPIAIAGATTILPLLDVSINSVSLCGMILVLGMIVDDAIIIAESIYRHMEDGLAPREAAKQGLQAVIKPVFGTIVTSIIAFVPLYFLPGSIGDFAVEVPTVVNIMLVASFLEATLILPSHLGHRKKAPSASHKPPGTRFILRMELVYGRFLGQTLRYKWLAFFATTIFLLGGITICLKMSRFRMFDLDQAYRIYLMGDVKEGSPLSYTESQVEVLEKIIDSFPGQGAITSVKTTVGQEGSFKGARFASHTSFLSEIVMKPFTERDITAQELSNWLKKAVETSSDLKLVKFDLEIDSEGPPVGRPIEIRIVGDDDRIRYELVAKLKELLQQYPVSEVISDNVPGKQELQLRPDFEALSQSGLTVSTVANTIRTIFDGSIVGDVQTPVESADYRLLMDERFHDFNDPLQDIYVRNQYGNLIPLKGLMLEERGRTMKKILHYNGNPSNLITANIAPTVTAGDIYKNLSQELSGLEQQFPGYSILLGGEAKESDKFVNQILMLLGLAIMGIYFWLAFQLESLSQPFMVVLAIPFGLIGMLAAFIGHGYDLSLLALVGVVGVGGVLVNDSLIMVEFINRLRREGHRNIQEAIILGAQHRFRPIVLTTLTTVTGLLPTAYGLIGGTDSFISPLVFAMTWGLMIGTPSVLIVIPVLYSIIISTSETIVQRLKID; encoded by the coding sequence ATGACATCCCTTTCCAAGTTCTTCGTCGACAAGCCCCTTGCTGCGAATTTGGTCTCGATCCTGGTGATCGCGATTGGTCTATTCTCGTTTCTTCAGCTGAAACGCCAGGCCACCCCTCTCGTAGACATGCAGCAGATGAGAATCATGAGCGTCTTGCCTGCCGCATCACCCAAGGATGTTGAACTAAATGTAACGACCAAAATTGAAGAAGCCTTGGAAGGTGTTAGCGGCCTAAAAAAATATATTTCACATTCCTCTGAGGGGCGATCCACAATCGAGGTATTTATTGACCCCGACGCCCGCGATAAGGAAAAGGTCAAAGATGATGTAAGGCGGGCTGTTGAGTCTGTTCAAGATCTTCCAGACGAGATGCTTGACAAGCCCTATATTCAGGAAATCAAGGTCGATGACATGATCGTCTATGAATTGGCTATTGTCTTCGATCAATACTCACCTCAGAAGATCAAAGAAGTCGGGCGCCAGCTTAAGCGAAAACTACTTGAAATTGGAGAGGTTGCTCGGGTCCGAGAGAATGCGATTCCAGAGCGAGAGATTAAGATACTGCTTAATAACAAGAAGCTGAATGCCAAACAAGTATCCGTTGAAGAAGTGCTAATGGCCATCAAAAACAATAAGATCCGCTTGGCCGGCGGCACATTGGAGTCCTTCACAGCAGAGAAGGGCATCATCACTGTGTCTGAGTTTGCTAACCCTCAGGACATGGGCAATATCGTCATCCGCTCGACGAGCAGTGGCCGACATATTTATGTAAAGGATGTTGCCACAATCTTGGATGACTTTGAAAAAGCAGAAAAGATTGTTCGGTTCAATGGCCGCCGCGGCGGCTCCTTGCTCATTGTCAAAAAAGCTTCTGCAGACCTGATTGAACTCGTGGATAAGGTGGAAGTTGTTAAAAAAGAGTTCCTTGAGACAGCTCCTGAAGACCTATCTTTGCTGACAACTTGGGATTTCTCTGTCAATACCCGTACGCGTCTCAACATTGTTTCATCGAATTTCGCAGCGGGTTTTTTTCTTGTCTTGATCGTCCTGTTTATGTTCCTTGACCCTCGCATTGCCATGTGGGCCGCTCTGGGCATTCCTATCGCTATCGCGGGAGCCACCACCATTTTGCCCCTACTGGACGTTTCGATCAATAGTGTTTCGTTATGTGGCATGATCTTAGTTCTCGGTATGATCGTCGATGATGCCATCATTATCGCTGAAAGTATCTACCGCCACATGGAAGATGGCTTAGCACCCAGGGAAGCTGCCAAGCAAGGCTTGCAGGCGGTGATTAAACCCGTTTTTGGAACCATCGTTACGTCAATTATTGCCTTTGTGCCACTCTACTTTCTTCCAGGCTCTATCGGCGACTTTGCCGTTGAAGTGCCAACGGTGGTCAATATTATGCTGGTGGCGTCTTTCTTAGAAGCCACACTTATTCTGCCGTCTCACCTAGGTCATCGAAAGAAGGCACCATCGGCGAGCCACAAACCCCCGGGAACACGATTTATCCTTCGGATGGAGCTGGTCTACGGTCGATTTTTGGGCCAGACACTGCGCTACAAGTGGCTCGCCTTTTTCGCAACAACAATTTTTTTATTGGGCGGCATCACCATTTGTTTAAAGATGTCTCGCTTTAGAATGTTCGATCTGGATCAGGCCTATCGCATCTATCTCATGGGTGATGTCAAGGAGGGGTCGCCACTTTCTTATACAGAAAGCCAGGTTGAGGTTCTTGAAAAAATCATCGATTCGTTCCCGGGTCAAGGCGCGATCACTTCTGTGAAAACCACCGTGGGCCAAGAAGGTAGCTTCAAAGGTGCTCGCTTTGCATCGCACACGTCGTTCCTATCGGAAATTGTCATGAAGCCCTTTACAGAGCGTGATATTACAGCCCAGGAACTCAGTAATTGGCTCAAGAAGGCTGTAGAGACAAGTTCTGATCTTAAACTGGTAAAATTCGATTTGGAGATCGACTCGGAGGGCCCTCCCGTGGGACGGCCTATTGAAATCAGAATTGTTGGTGATGACGATCGCATCCGCTACGAGCTGGTGGCGAAACTTAAAGAGCTTCTTCAGCAGTATCCCGTAAGTGAAGTGATCTCTGACAACGTTCCCGGAAAACAGGAGCTGCAACTTAGGCCAGACTTTGAAGCCTTATCCCAGTCTGGGCTCACAGTATCAACAGTCGCCAATACCATTCGTACGATTTTTGACGGCTCCATAGTTGGTGATGTGCAGACACCAGTGGAAAGTGCCGACTACCGACTTCTAATGGATGAACGCTTCCATGATTTTAATGACCCCCTCCAAGACATCTACGTTCGCAATCAATATGGCAACCTGATTCCCCTCAAAGGTTTGATGCTCGAGGAGCGTGGCCGTACCATGAAAAAAATTCTTCACTATAACGGTAATCCCTCAAACCTGATCACCGCCAATATCGCGCCAACTGTTACAGCCGGAGATATTTATAAGAATTTGAGCCAGGAACTATCCGGGTTGGAGCAACAATTCCCTGGTTATTCCATTCTTTTGGGGGGAGAAGCGAAGGAGAGTGATAAATTTGTCAACCAGATTCTCATGCTTTTGGGGCTAGCAATTATGGGAATCTACTTTTGGTTGGCCTTTCAACTTGAGTCGCTAAGTCAACCCTTTATGGTGGTGCTGGCAATACCCTTCGGCTTGATCGGTATGCTAGCGGCCTTTATCGGCCATGGCTACGATCTTTCTCTACTGGCTTTGGTTGGTGTTGTTGGGGTTGGTGGCGTGCTTGTCAATGACTCTCTAATTATGGTGGAATTCATCAACCGCCTGCGAAGAGAAGGTCATCGTAATATCCAAGAAGCGATTATTCTAGGAGCCCAGCATCGATTCCGACCAATCGTCTTAACGACTCTCACAACAGTTACAGGCCTTCTACCAACGGCCTACGGCCTGATCGGTGGTACAGACTCGTTCATCTCACCCTTAGTTTTCGCAATGACCTGGGGATTGATGATTGGAACGCCATCGGTCTTGATCGTGATCCCCGTGTTATACTCGATTATCATAAGTACTTCTGAAACTATTGTACAAAGACTCAAAATAGACTAG
- a CDS encoding DUF3089 domain-containing protein, whose translation MSSRLVFKISVVIVAALFLYMLRGPLYFLYITPFGNYNPDDTPQPLDYELESSWAELPDQEALMTDRAQVFFVHPTSLRSRFAWNEEPGAPDSKERFNWARTWQLPAFESCCRIYAPFYRQATLAAYWRNESGRQARDLAYGDVLRAFDSFITSRWQQESGFILAGHSQGSEHILRLLHDRVIGKDLEKYLIVALAPGIPVPKAAYEKTHGEFPLCDGPEQTGCLLAWSTFMEGKSTNDVFSRADWYFPGYGYQTVHEDQFHCVNPLNWRANGEQKVEPRFHLQSHLDDGEAKTFAQCSPKGLFVDSLEDAVQFELDGNYHLYDLGLFMGNLKTNMKTRVDAYAASQAQRTL comes from the coding sequence ATGTCATCGAGACTAGTTTTTAAAATATCAGTTGTAATTGTAGCAGCCCTATTTCTTTATATGCTGCGTGGTCCTCTTTATTTTTTGTACATCACGCCATTTGGCAATTACAACCCTGACGACACGCCTCAGCCATTAGACTACGAGCTTGAAAGCTCATGGGCTGAACTTCCAGATCAGGAAGCTTTGATGACAGACCGGGCCCAAGTGTTTTTTGTTCATCCCACCAGCTTGCGATCGCGGTTTGCTTGGAATGAGGAGCCAGGAGCTCCAGATTCAAAAGAGAGGTTTAATTGGGCACGTACCTGGCAGCTTCCTGCATTTGAATCCTGTTGCCGAATCTATGCACCATTCTATCGGCAAGCGACCCTAGCGGCCTATTGGCGAAACGAGTCAGGAAGACAAGCACGAGATCTTGCTTATGGCGACGTGCTAAGGGCTTTTGATAGCTTTATCACCAGTCGGTGGCAGCAAGAAAGTGGCTTTATTTTAGCGGGGCATAGCCAGGGTTCAGAGCATATTCTCCGCCTCCTTCATGACCGGGTGATTGGCAAAGACTTGGAGAAGTATCTGATAGTGGCCCTTGCTCCTGGTATCCCCGTTCCAAAGGCAGCCTATGAAAAAACCCATGGAGAGTTTCCGCTTTGTGATGGTCCAGAACAGACTGGCTGCCTCCTTGCTTGGTCTACCTTTATGGAAGGGAAAAGCACGAACGATGTATTCTCAAGAGCAGATTGGTATTTTCCCGGATATGGGTATCAAACCGTCCATGAGGACCAGTTTCACTGCGTTAATCCTTTAAATTGGCGCGCAAACGGTGAGCAAAAGGTTGAACCTCGCTTTCATTTGCAAAGTCACCTTGATGATGGGGAAGCAAAAACTTTTGCTCAATGCAGCCCCAAGGGGCTGTTTGTAGACAGCCTCGAAGATGCTGTCCAGTTCGAGCTAGACGGTAATTACCATCTATATGATTTGGGCCTATTCATGGGCAACTTGAAGACTAACATGAAGACCCGAGTTGATGCCTACGCTGCCAGCCAAGCTCAGCGGACGCTGTAG
- a CDS encoding MBL fold metallo-hydrolase RNA specificity domain-containing protein, whose translation MSISCDFLGASDTVTGSLTLVKIHQKKYLVDCGQFQGPKDIRDRNWSRFPFDPKEIDAVFVTHAHLDHIGRLPLLCKEGFQGPIYLSPGSADLGRIILLDSAHLEEEFARYANETGYSNHKPALPLFTISDAETAISQFKILPRDRWHFVDDRLSVKLRRAGHIVGSSLVQLQMKCDDSGKSKTMTFSGDLGRPESLTLKPPHHLEPCDFLVLEATYGNRLHPRSPFLDELATIINDVAKSGGVLVIPAFAVGRSQDIIYAIKHLEVEKKIPHLPVTLDSPMANSATEIFLRHDEDQKALSAFQGHSSFFPSRFEATTNADESMLLCMRDGPMIVISASGMLSGGRILHHLKARLPHPENHVLFCGYQAEGTKGRFLQEHQQERSIRVHHREVPIEAKVSTLDAFSAHADYEEILAWLRPMKSEKITIILNHGAPESQSSLAERIHSELGFDVILSSEKSHLDL comes from the coding sequence ATGAGCATAAGCTGCGATTTTTTAGGGGCCTCGGATACTGTCACGGGCAGCCTGACCCTAGTAAAGATCCATCAGAAAAAATACCTTGTGGATTGCGGCCAATTTCAAGGCCCCAAGGATATTCGCGATCGTAACTGGAGTCGCTTTCCCTTTGACCCCAAGGAGATTGACGCAGTTTTTGTAACCCATGCCCACCTTGATCATATTGGCCGGCTCCCGCTACTATGCAAGGAAGGGTTTCAAGGGCCAATCTACCTTTCCCCCGGTAGCGCTGATCTAGGCCGCATAATCCTTCTCGACTCTGCACACCTGGAAGAAGAGTTTGCCCGTTATGCCAATGAAACTGGCTACTCCAATCATAAGCCTGCCCTCCCCTTGTTCACGATCAGCGATGCAGAAACAGCTATCTCCCAATTCAAGATTTTGCCCCGCGACCGCTGGCATTTCGTTGACGATCGACTCAGTGTTAAGCTTAGGCGTGCTGGCCACATCGTAGGGTCTTCCCTCGTTCAACTACAGATGAAATGCGATGATAGCGGTAAGTCTAAAACGATGACTTTTTCAGGTGACCTAGGGCGGCCCGAATCGCTGACCCTCAAGCCTCCTCATCACTTAGAGCCATGCGACTTTCTGGTTTTGGAAGCGACCTACGGTAATCGTCTTCATCCTCGGAGCCCATTCCTCGATGAGCTGGCTACCATCATCAATGACGTTGCAAAAAGTGGTGGGGTCCTTGTGATTCCGGCTTTTGCAGTAGGAAGGAGTCAAGATATTATCTATGCGATCAAACATCTTGAAGTAGAAAAAAAGATTCCACACTTACCGGTAACATTAGATTCCCCCATGGCGAACTCCGCCACAGAAATCTTTTTGCGCCATGACGAAGATCAGAAGGCATTGTCAGCATTTCAAGGACACAGCTCATTTTTCCCTAGCCGATTTGAAGCCACAACCAACGCCGATGAATCCATGCTCTTATGCATGCGCGACGGACCGATGATTGTAATTTCCGCATCAGGAATGCTCAGTGGTGGACGGATCTTGCATCACCTCAAGGCTCGGCTACCCCACCCAGAAAATCACGTTCTATTCTGCGGCTACCAGGCAGAAGGTACAAAGGGTCGATTCCTCCAAGAACATCAGCAAGAGCGGAGTATCCGTGTTCACCACAGGGAAGTTCCCATTGAGGCTAAGGTTTCAACTTTGGATGCTTTTTCTGCACACGCCGACTACGAAGAGATCCTCGCTTGGCTAAGACCAATGAAAAGTGAGAAGATAACAATCATCCTGAATCATGGGGCACCGGAAAGCCAATCCTCCCTTGCTGAAAGAATCCACTCTGAACTAGGATTTGATGTTATTTTGAGCTCCGAAAAAAGCCACTTAGACCTCTAA
- a CDS encoding YceI family protein, whose product MRTELLASLGMVLLWGCSQGVSTPERLSNSAGASSAKAESFEINLPAQACDSGDPVYSLQNQSAAWTSYKTEERVPVVGQILAAGWVKTGAEGSFEIKFSPDSLNSQDELRDDRIKEYILGLGINDELSFSVTNVDEVASAIADGNGTVDINGSLTIYGQSIDVVVPTAIKTSGTKLTMKNSGLVAIDLMSTSFLVDQVIELLDIADVDEMQDTVEIDFSFEFKEECQD is encoded by the coding sequence ATGAGAACCGAATTACTAGCAAGCTTAGGGATGGTTTTGCTATGGGGGTGTAGTCAGGGGGTATCCACACCGGAACGGCTGTCGAACTCTGCGGGGGCTAGTTCAGCAAAAGCCGAATCTTTCGAGATCAATCTTCCGGCACAAGCTTGTGATAGTGGGGACCCTGTCTACTCTCTTCAAAATCAATCGGCCGCCTGGACGTCTTATAAAACAGAAGAACGAGTGCCCGTTGTGGGCCAGATACTTGCAGCAGGCTGGGTTAAAACAGGCGCTGAAGGCTCGTTCGAAATCAAGTTTAGTCCTGACTCCTTGAACTCACAGGATGAGCTTAGGGACGACCGAATCAAAGAATACATCTTGGGTCTCGGAATAAACGACGAACTTAGCTTTTCTGTAACAAACGTTGACGAGGTAGCAAGCGCCATAGCCGACGGGAACGGTACGGTGGATATCAACGGCAGCCTAACAATCTATGGGCAAAGTATCGATGTTGTCGTTCCTACAGCTATCAAAACTAGCGGCACAAAACTTACTATGAAAAATTCCGGATTGGTTGCTATCGATCTGATGTCTACGAGCTTTCTTGTCGATCAGGTGATCGAACTCCTAGACATTGCAGACGTAGATGAGATGCAAGACACAGTCGAGATCGATTTTAGCTTTGAATTCAAGGAGGAATGCCAAGACTAA
- a CDS encoding substrate-binding periplasmic protein: MMIKLFLVLLAIAQTTWMNESFADSHINVSYPQWPPYFYGKQDKKGFGRDIIEQCLAQMKQDHSFKYMPIARANKTTQMGLIDLNVYSKKKGREEWLHYGSEPLYEVTYNPVTLKSKSIRLSGLKDFDPYRIGHQIGMKYSLEYQDYLNSRRTQKGVDEVRNHESNMRKLLHGRIDVYVSTRSDIEIMAKQLKVSDQIRVHDLEIRKAKYYLTVPKNAKNVKEPKKLLGALDSCLKKMKATGSYCNLAKGYGVPCP; the protein is encoded by the coding sequence ATGATGATCAAACTTTTTTTAGTGCTCCTCGCAATCGCGCAAACAACCTGGATGAATGAGAGCTTTGCCGACTCACACATCAACGTATCCTATCCTCAGTGGCCCCCCTACTTCTATGGTAAGCAAGATAAGAAAGGCTTCGGACGCGATATCATTGAACAGTGCCTTGCTCAGATGAAACAAGATCATAGCTTCAAGTATATGCCGATCGCTCGGGCTAATAAAACAACTCAAATGGGCTTGATCGACCTCAATGTATACTCGAAGAAGAAAGGACGCGAGGAATGGCTTCATTACGGATCGGAGCCACTCTATGAGGTCACTTATAATCCCGTCACCCTAAAAAGCAAATCCATCCGTCTGTCTGGTTTAAAAGACTTTGACCCTTATCGCATCGGACATCAAATTGGGATGAAGTATTCTCTTGAATACCAAGACTACCTCAATTCAAGGCGTACTCAGAAAGGGGTTGATGAAGTGAGGAATCATGAGTCGAATATGCGAAAGCTCCTTCATGGCAGGATTGATGTCTACGTGTCCACGCGCTCTGATATCGAAATCATGGCCAAGCAACTTAAGGTCAGTGATCAAATCCGGGTGCATGATCTAGAAATTCGCAAGGCCAAGTACTACCTTACAGTGCCCAAGAATGCCAAAAATGTCAAAGAACCAAAAAAACTTCTTGGTGCATTAGATTCATGTCTTAAAAAGATGAAGGCTACCGGATCTTACTGCAATCTTGCAAAAGGTTATGGGGTTCCTTGTCCGTAG
- a CDS encoding DUF1328 domain-containing protein, whose protein sequence is MLSWTLAFLILAAIAGVFGFGGIAGASASIAQILFFIFLVALVISSFTGRKPNI, encoded by the coding sequence ATGTTGAGTTGGACGTTAGCATTTTTGATCCTTGCAGCCATTGCAGGAGTTTTTGGTTTCGGAGGAATAGCTGGTGCATCCGCTTCGATTGCACAGATCTTATTCTTTATTTTCCTAGTGGCACTTGTGATTAGCTCCTTCACCGGAAGAAAGCCCAATATATAG